A single window of Anopheles moucheti chromosome 2, idAnoMoucSN_F20_07, whole genome shotgun sequence DNA harbors:
- the LOC128310512 gene encoding gustatory and odorant receptor 24: MSRIFHTETMRFEGTLHEPKRNRNVFLDVKPIAEDNGAQDSREQGRRNATVFNNRVGFPPLTPKEAFVNTAATANQTSMVFESSKPIYLVLRAIGVFPYTRLASGETAFVLASPSMVYCVMFFLLLTVYIAFILLNRIEIVRTLEGRFEESVIAYLFIVNILPILIIPLMWYESRKVVSVVNGWVDFETVYRKTSGRALELKLRTKAQVVAILLPILCSLSVAITHVTMVDFKLLQVIPYCVLDTITYMMGGYWYLACETLSITAKILAEDFQRALRHVGPAAKVSEYRSLWLRLSKLARDTGFSTCYTFTFICLYLFFIITLSIYGLMSQISDGFGVKDIGLAVTAFCSVGLLFYICDEAHYASFNVRTNFQKKLLMVELSWMNTDAQTEINMFLRATEMNPSSINLGGFFDVNRTLFKSLLATMVTYLVVLLQFQISIPDEPSAMLMHGNTSHS, from the exons ATGAGTCGCATCTTTCACACGGAAACGATGCGCTTCGAGGGTACGTTGCACGAACCGAAGCGAAACCGTAACGTGTTCCTCGACGTAAAACCCATCGCGGAAGACAACGGTGCGCAAGACTCCAGGGAACAGGGTAGGCGAAATGCAACCGTCTTTAACAATCGGGTTGGCTTTCCTCCGCTCACACCAAAGGAAGCGTTCGTGAATACAGCGGCCACAGCCAACCAAACG AGCATGGTGTTCGAGAGTTCGAAACCAATCTACCTGGTGCTGCGTGCCATCGGAGTGTTTCCGTATACGCGGCTCGCATCCGGTGAGACTGCGTTCGTATTGGCCTCGCCCTCCATGGTGTACTGTGTGATGTTTTTCCTCCTGCTTACCGTGTACATCGCCTTCATTCTGCTCAATCGCATCGAAATCGTGCGCACGCTCGAGGGTCGCTTCGAGGAGTCCGTTATTGCATATCTGTTCATCGTGAACATCCTGCCGATCCTGATCATACCGCTGATGTGGTACGAATCGCGCAAGGTCGTGTCGGTGGTGAATGGGTGGGTCGATTTCGAAACGGTCTACCGGAAAACGTCCGGCCGTGCATTGGAGCTAAAGCTTCGTACCAAGGCACAggtggtcgccatcttgctgcCGATCCTTTGCTCCCTGTCGGTCGCCATTACGCATGTGACGATGGTCGACTTTAAGCTGCTGCAGGTCATACCGTACTGTGTGCTCGACACGATCACCTACATGATGGGCGGTTACTGGTATCTGGCGTGCGAGACGCTCAGCATTACGGCGAAGATCCTGGCGGAAGATTTTCAGCGCGCCCTACGCCATGTGGGCCCGGCGGCCAAGGTGTCCGAGTATCGGTCGCTGTGGTTGCGCCTTAGTAAGCTGGCCCGCGATACAGGATTCTCCACGTGTTACACCTTCACCTTCATCTGTCTGTACCTGTTCTTCATTATAACGCTCTCGATCTACGGGCTGATGTCGCAAATTTCGGACGGGTTTGGGGTGAAAGACATTGGGCTTGCTGTGACCGCGTTCTGTAGCGTTGGCTTGCTGTTCTACATCTGCGATGAGGCCCATTATGCATCGTTTAACGTGCGCACCAACTTCCAGAAGAAGCTGCTGATGGTTGAGCTGAGCTGGATGAACACGGATGCGCAGACCGAGATCAACATGTTTTTGCGGGCGACCGAGATGAACCCATCCAGCATTAAtttgggagggttttttgACGTCAACCGTACGCTGTTCAAATCG CTGCTTGCAACGATGGTTACGTACTTGGTGGTGCTGCTCCAGTTCCAGATCAGCATTCCGGATGAACCGAGTGCCATGTTGATGCACGGTAACACGTCACATTCTTAG